The Nostoc sp. 'Lobaria pulmonaria (5183) cyanobiont' DNA window TTTTCTGAGTCAGGTAAGAGCAGAGCATTTCGACCAATAAGGCTGTTTGGCTACATGACTGCTGAGTGTGGGAGCGTTTACTCACAGTAATTCGTCTCAATTGCTTGTACCGATTACCGTTTGCGTTGGTGCAGTGTAATTGCTTTCATTGTCAGTTTTAGTTTTACAGAGTCGACACTTGCTTGCCAAATCTTTTTTCACCTCCTGTGAGCAATGTCTGATAATACATACAGCGCTCATAGCCAGCTGAAAAATCCAGATAAAGCTGCATATTAAGTTTTCCCTTTGCATCTGTTGTAATAACACTTGCAGGTAAATTTTATTTATGGTAGTCATGGTAGAGTCAGCCAAATTAGAACAATTAAGATTTAAAGCCAAAGTATACTATTAGACAAATACCTCTTTCTAATTTAGCAATCAGAACTATCATTAAGACAAGTGGTAGTCGTTGAGGAGTCAGAGATTAGGGATTAGAGAACCTTGCAGATTCTTGTCCCAGTAGCTTTACAGTTTATTTGAATGACTTAGTAGCAAAGTAGTGCCAGTGTATCGGCAACTGCAAAAACAAGTTCAGTACTGCAAGCAAGGGTAGTTTGAAACCAGAGTTTGCCAATAGTGTACTTACTTAACAATTTCGGAGATGCTGCTTACGGACAAGTTATGCTATTCCTCTGCCCACTCATTCAAAGCTCTATCACTTTACAGATGCTTTTGTGGCAATCAGTTTGATATTCTGGGTACCTAAAACAAGGGATGCAATGAATCTACTGAATTTAAGGTTATAGATTTATGAAGTTGTAACTCCTAATACTCTTTCAAAAATGCAGGTTATAAAACTCCAAACTAAAGTGTAAAAATTTGTTTAATCGACAAGCAAAAATGAATTAGCAATACTGGTTCAGTTAAATCTCCTGGGCAACTCTAAAGTTTTGATTTAGTTTAAATTTTGTTTTAGGATTTTTGAGAAAATTTTTGTTGAATAAAATCAATACTAAACTAGCCTTGAAATATCGGTTTTTTCACCCATACCACCAACAGCCAATCGATCCAGCTTCCTACCAATTCCAAATTCGTACAGCTACATCGACTGATTTGATTGGTGTCGCCCAAATTATTACTGAAAGCTTTCACTCCCACAACGGTATATGGGGATGGGCTTTCCCGTTGCTACGTCTGGGTATTTACGAAGACTTAAGGCATCGGATGGCATCACCTACGCCCCGTCATATTTGCTTAGTTGCTCTTGAATCTACTACTGGTGAGGCTAATAACTTAGTCGGAAGTGTGGAACTGGGTGTACGTTATAGTAGTGATTCATGGAGCCAAGTTGGTGTAGGTTTTCCTTACTTATCTAATTTAGCGGTTCACCCAAAATACCGTAGACATGGTGTGGCTTCAGGATTGCTTACTAGCTGTGAAAAAGTCTCTCGCGAGTGGGGATTTCAAGACTTATATCTCCATGTTTTAGAAAATAACCATCAAGCAAGGCAGCTTTATTTCAAGCTGGGATATCGAGTGCATAAAGTCGAATCGAACTGGAATACATTTCTTCTAAGACGCTCAAGCCAGATGTTATTGCACAAGCACCTGAGTGCTGATTCCATTATCTGAATTGTGTTTTGGCAATTGTCAAATTTTGTTTTCCATTCCAATTAAATTTGATAAAGTCTGTAACTCATAGCGGTAATCAAACACAAACTAAGTTAAACCACGTCTACCTTGAAAATCATAGTTATTTGGACTTAGAGAAAGCTTAAAACCCAAGCTAAAACCTAATAATATACTCCTTTTAATAACTTCCGGTTTTAAAATGGACGAGGTTTAATTACAAATCCAGCCAATATTAGCTAAATATCTATAGAAATTCGCTTTGATTTGGAGAACTTACTTGGTTTAGCAAGCAAGAGGCAAGGGTAAAGAAGGCTCTTGGAGTTGCACTGAGTTTTTCACCCAATCAAATAGGAGTCCTATAGATAAAAACTAAAACATGTTAATTTCCGAAGCCAGTAAATAGCTTTTGCTAATTCTTTTTCAAAAGAATATTTGGTTTTAACTTTTTACGAAAATCCCCCTCGTTCGGATAAAAACAATTATTTTATTAGTAAATATTTTAATATTAAAAAATGTTAAACTTAGCCTTCTGGGATTTGTGGTTAACAAGTTTTTTAAAGCATTCGATATAGATAAAAATCGACTATAATGGCAACATAGGCAAAATCACGTTCTAAAAAATCATCACTTCCTCATAATAACTTTGTAATTAAGATATTCATCTTTATAAAAACTTTAAGAAAACATTAGTATAGTTTACAGACAAATCTTGTTATATCTTTTAAGATATAATCACTAAATTAGTGAAACAACGCCTATCGATTGCTATTTTTAGTTGGATTGACCAGAAAGGTCTTGATAATAAAAGAATTCAAAAACTTGATTTGATATAACAGTTAATTCCGTTTTGAAGTGCATACTACAACAACATTCATTAAAAGTTTAAAAAACATGGATAGCGAACAGCATCGACGCTATCAGACCTCTATGGTATCAACTTATTACCCTGAAACAACTTTCCTTGACTCTGTTGTCATGTCAGACGGAACTGAGCAATCGCAAGGCTCGGATATCCTTACACGTTTGCACAGTGGAAAAGTTTTCATTGTCAATAGTCGTAGGCGAAATGGATTAATACTCTTTAAACGCTACCATGCAGAGTTTGCTGGGCCTGGGGCTGCTGTGGGTGGGGATTACGATTGTGATTGCCAAAGGGCACTGCCTATAGGTAATCTTTCTTTATTAACTCCTGAATCTAATGAAGAACGCCAGAAGGCTTACTTGATTAGGCGACAGTGGATTCGATTGATCAAACAAATTACAGAAAACCCACTGCCTGGGCAGCGAGTCCAGAAAATTCTCGATCAATTTGAACAATACTTTCCACCAGAAATAGTGGCTCTTTTGCCGGATGTTGCTTTTGCTCTTTTAGTGGGTGTGCTGCCACAAACAGTGGGAGTAGTACGCCGTTTGGGCAGTGAGGTGAATAGCAGGTTTAATTACTGAGTAAATTGCTAAGATGACAAATTGGCCAAAGCAGCTTTTACTCGATTAACGGTGTGGGCGTTTTCTTCTATAGTTCCGACAGTAATTCGCAATCCTCCGCTGATGCATCGCACAAGAGTGCCCAGTGTTCTAAGTTTCTGGTGGAAAGTTTTTAAAGCAACTTCTTGTGAATAAAAGCCATTTGGTTTGAGACGCAGGTAAACAAAGTTGGCAGCACTTGGAGTAATTTGTAATTCTGGTTGCTGGGATAAAATTTCGATTAGTTTGGTTCGTTCACTCAGGGTTTGGGGAATTGATTCCAGCAAAAGTGTACGATTTTG harbors:
- a CDS encoding GNAT family N-acetyltransferase, with product MLNKINTKLALKYRFFHPYHQQPIDPASYQFQIRTATSTDLIGVAQIITESFHSHNGIWGWAFPLLRLGIYEDLRHRMASPTPRHICLVALESTTGEANNLVGSVELGVRYSSDSWSQVGVGFPYLSNLAVHPKYRRHGVASGLLTSCEKVSREWGFQDLYLHVLENNHQARQLYFKLGYRVHKVESNWNTFLLRRSSQMLLHKHLSADSII